Sequence from the Candidatus Chromulinivoraceae bacterium genome:
TGTGGTTTAAGCATGGCTGCAATAAGCGTCTCAGAGCCACATAGACTGTTAGCTAAATGTGGTAAAATTTCGCGCAAAGAGATAAACGAGACGTCAATCACAATGATATCTGGCTTTTCATTAGGCAAGTAGAAATCACGGATATCGGTTTTTTCATGCAACTCAATAGCCGGATTGCCTTGAAGACTTGGGTGAAGCTGATCTGTGCCAACATCCACGGCGAACACTTTTTTTGCTCCATGCTGCAAGGCGTAATCCGTAAAACCACCCGTACTACTCCCTACATCGAGAACCGTCTTATTCCTAAAATCAAGTTTTAGTAGCTGTGCTACGCTTGCAAGCTTTAAACCAGCTCGACTAACATATTGCTCGGTAGCGGTCATCTTAAGATCGTTTGTCTCAGCCACAAACTGACCTGGTTTTTTCGCCAGCTTGCCATCAACTGTTACCTTACCAAGTTTAATCCAGCTTTCCGCCTGCGAGCGACTTGTAGCAAGACCACGGCGAGCTAGTTCTATATCTAAACGAGTTTTCATGGATACATAATTCTTTCTATTTGACGAGCAACAGCTGCAACACCTGCATAACCCTGACCTTTGCTCATAATGGTTAAAATATAGGTCCCACGTGGATGCGGCACAATAGCCGTATCGTGTACGTAGTCCCATAAAAAACCAACTTTATCGTAAATTTGATTAGCAGGCACAGAGCTACCTGTCGGAATACCATATTTATACGGCTGACGACTTAGATTGTTCAACAGCCGGTCTCTGTTAACACCACTTACTAGTGTACCATCATTAAGACCAAT
This genomic interval carries:
- a CDS encoding TlyA family RNA methyltransferase encodes the protein MKTRLDIELARRGLATSRSQAESWIKLGKVTVDGKLAKKPGQFVAETNDLKMTATEQYVSRAGLKLASVAQLLKLDFRNKTVLDVGSSTGGFTDYALQHGAKKVFAVDVGTDQLHPSLQGNPAIELHEKTDIRDFYLPNEKPDIIVIDVSFISLREILPHLANSLCGSETLIAAMLKPQFEAGKNQTNKGVIKNDAVRRQILKDFELWAKQYFVVSDKHDSDVAGSKGNRERFYLLQLKR